In a genomic window of Pedosphaera parvula Ellin514:
- a CDS encoding Hsp70 family protein: protein MTQAPYIIGIDLGTTNCALASIQVEQGADVPVLDFPIPQLQRPGELVERRLLPSCLYVPGEHELPPGSTSLPWGESPKLIAGEFARWQGSRVPGRLVASAKSWLCHPGVDRSAPILPWGAPAELHKISPVEASAQLLAHLTAAWNFAHPNAPLAEQEVVITVPASFDEVARALTVSAARQAGLEKFTLVEEPQAAFYDFTAHHRRNLADALKDVRLVLVVDVGGGTTDFTLIQVGITPEGPGLRRIAVGDHLMLGGDNMDAALARLVEERLVAGGRKLSATQWTQLVQATRDAKESLLSASGPERHGIALVAEGSRLLGGTLSSELRRDETERLILDGFFPACAPDEAPRRAARVALQELGLPYTQEPAITRHLAAFLRQHAKAGFSALGEMVSTAALPRPDAILLNGGAFNSPKIAERLLEVVSSWWPDAPRIRLLPHYSLEMAVARGAAYYGLARRGLGQRIGGGAAHAFYVGLATEKEETTRHALCLIPRGHEEGQPVDLAAQPFTLTLGRPVQFPLFSTTADRIDRPGDLVEISEEFRALPPIHTLLKDAGGKTASVPVHLRAMLTELGTLELWCVSDATNGRWRLEFELRGAVEKPVTTVTEAMPARSEEAREIVERVYGQHAPPGGQKEAKQLSRTLEGVIGPRETWRLPLLRELWSTLHAGAKRRRRSVDHERVFLQLMGYSLRPGFGYALDDWRCEETFRLFGDGVTFHAAQPVWNEFWIMWRRVAGGLNEAQQLEMWNYLKPHLARSIPPDAPKSLPKLKGVQPQGLEEMVRTAASLEHLPPAEKVELGNWIASRLKNRAATAGPWAWALGRLGAREPIYGSSHKTVEPAQAAEWLSLLLEIGLSSADGTAFAVAQLARLTGDRARDLDESIRARAAEALKAVSAPEPWLRMITEIVIMEAADEARALGDSLPLGLQLR, encoded by the coding sequence ATGACTCAGGCTCCATACATTATCGGAATTGACCTCGGCACCACGAACTGCGCATTGGCATCCATACAGGTGGAGCAGGGCGCGGACGTGCCGGTGCTTGACTTTCCGATTCCACAATTGCAGCGGCCAGGAGAACTTGTAGAGCGACGGTTGCTGCCTTCCTGCTTGTATGTTCCCGGCGAGCACGAGCTGCCACCCGGTTCAACCAGCCTGCCTTGGGGCGAGTCGCCCAAACTGATCGCTGGTGAGTTTGCGCGTTGGCAAGGCTCGCGTGTGCCGGGGCGGTTGGTGGCATCCGCAAAAAGCTGGCTTTGTCATCCCGGCGTGGACCGCTCGGCTCCAATACTGCCTTGGGGCGCGCCAGCCGAGTTGCACAAAATCTCGCCGGTGGAAGCTTCCGCCCAATTGCTTGCGCATTTGACTGCAGCTTGGAACTTCGCCCATCCCAACGCACCCTTGGCGGAGCAGGAAGTCGTTATTACTGTGCCTGCATCATTCGACGAGGTGGCTCGTGCCTTGACAGTTAGCGCCGCGCGGCAGGCTGGGCTCGAAAAATTCACGCTCGTGGAGGAACCGCAGGCTGCATTCTACGATTTTACCGCCCATCATCGACGCAATCTTGCCGACGCATTAAAAGATGTTCGCCTGGTGTTGGTGGTGGATGTCGGTGGCGGCACCACGGATTTCACCCTGATTCAAGTTGGCATTACCCCTGAGGGACCGGGTTTACGGCGCATTGCGGTGGGCGATCATCTGATGCTGGGCGGAGATAACATGGATGCCGCGCTGGCTCGTTTGGTCGAGGAGCGATTAGTCGCTGGTGGCCGAAAGCTCAGCGCCACTCAATGGACACAGTTGGTGCAAGCCACGCGCGACGCAAAGGAATCGCTGCTCAGCGCCAGTGGCCCCGAACGACACGGCATTGCACTCGTCGCTGAAGGCAGCCGCCTGTTAGGCGGAACGCTTTCGTCCGAACTCCGGCGAGACGAAACGGAACGCCTGATCCTGGATGGCTTCTTTCCCGCGTGTGCCCCCGATGAAGCGCCACGGCGCGCAGCCCGAGTGGCTTTGCAGGAATTGGGATTGCCTTACACACAAGAGCCCGCGATCACTCGTCATCTGGCTGCATTCCTTCGCCAACATGCGAAGGCGGGTTTCAGTGCACTTGGCGAAATGGTGTCAACGGCTGCGCTTCCCCGGCCGGATGCGATTTTGCTCAACGGTGGCGCATTCAATTCACCTAAGATTGCCGAGCGCCTGTTGGAGGTGGTTTCCTCGTGGTGGCCGGATGCGCCGCGCATTCGCTTGTTGCCGCATTACTCGTTGGAAATGGCCGTCGCCCGGGGAGCGGCGTATTACGGACTCGCCCGGCGGGGCTTGGGACAACGCATTGGAGGCGGAGCAGCCCATGCGTTTTATGTCGGGCTGGCAACGGAAAAGGAAGAAACCACGCGACACGCACTCTGCCTCATCCCAAGAGGGCATGAGGAAGGCCAGCCGGTGGACCTGGCTGCGCAACCGTTTACGCTGACACTGGGACGACCAGTGCAATTTCCACTTTTTTCCACCACCGCAGACCGCATTGACCGACCGGGCGACCTGGTTGAAATCAGCGAGGAATTCCGCGCCCTGCCACCCATTCACACACTGCTTAAAGATGCCGGCGGAAAGACCGCGTCAGTGCCGGTGCATTTGCGTGCGATGCTGACGGAATTGGGCACGCTGGAGTTGTGGTGCGTTTCAGATGCCACGAATGGGCGCTGGCGTCTGGAGTTTGAGTTGCGCGGGGCAGTGGAGAAACCGGTCACGACCGTAACCGAAGCCATGCCCGCCCGTTCGGAAGAAGCGCGTGAAATCGTTGAACGCGTCTATGGACAGCACGCGCCGCCGGGAGGGCAAAAAGAGGCGAAGCAACTCAGCCGAACTTTGGAAGGTGTCATTGGTCCGCGAGAGACGTGGAGATTGCCACTCCTGCGTGAGCTGTGGAGCACGCTTCACGCTGGCGCAAAGCGACGTCGGCGTTCCGTGGACCATGAGCGCGTCTTCCTTCAATTGATGGGTTACAGCCTGCGTCCCGGATTTGGGTACGCACTTGATGATTGGCGATGCGAGGAGACTTTCCGGCTTTTCGGAGACGGTGTCACATTTCATGCGGCGCAACCGGTATGGAACGAGTTCTGGATAATGTGGCGTCGTGTTGCCGGTGGACTGAACGAAGCGCAACAACTCGAAATGTGGAATTATCTTAAACCGCATCTCGCCCGGAGCATTCCGCCAGACGCTCCAAAATCACTACCGAAACTTAAGGGCGTTCAGCCGCAAGGCCTGGAAGAGATGGTCCGAACCGCGGCGTCACTTGAGCATCTTCCACCTGCGGAAAAGGTGGAGCTCGGCAATTGGATTGCATCGCGGTTGAAAAATCGAGCCGCCACTGCCGGCCCATGGGCATGGGCATTGGGCCGACTCGGCGCGCGTGAGCCGATTTATGGGAGCAGTCATAAAACCGTGGAACCTGCGCAAGCGGCGGAATGGCTGTCGCTCTTATTGGAGATCGGGCTGAGCAGTGCTGACGGCACGGCGTTTGCGGTTGCACAACTGGCACGGTTGACCGGAGATCGTGCCCGCGATCTCGATGAAAGCATCCGAGCGAGGGCGGCAGAGGCACTCAAAGCTGTGAGCGCACCGGAACCGTGGCTGCGGATGATTACGGAGATTGTCATTATGGAAGCGGCTGATGAGGCACGAGCTTTGGGAGATAGCCTGCCGCTCGGTCTACAATTAAGGTAG
- a CDS encoding DUF4038 domain-containing protein — protein MSKINPNKTWWSQLVLVWFLGFGLPFWTMAADAGLTTSANVMVEVSFTANRTYSDPFNEVTLDVTFIDPKGQELRVPAFWAGKNVWKVRYASPVVGTHSFQSECSEAGDKGLHGIRGKVEVKPYSGQNLLYVHGPIRVAANHRFFEHADGTPFFWLGDTWWMGLSGRLHWPEDFQKLTADRKAKGFNVIQLVAGLFPDMHPFDPRGANEAGYPWETNYTRIRPEYFDAADKRMMHLVDQGFTPCIVGAWGYFLPLMGVDKARAHWRYLIARYGALPVVWCTAGEANLPWYLAKGFPYDDRKQVKGWTEVTRYMRATDPFHRPITIHPTGIGRLSARHAMDDLSLIDIDMLQTPHGQRDAVAPTVHTMRESYADKPVMPVINGEASFEMLSDSLPTEWTRRMFWLCLMNGAAGHTYGANGIWQVNRRGDPHGPSPHHNGGNGYGVIPWDDAMNLPGSGQVAFGKKLLEQYPWQQFRPHPEWAAFANKASLSFEGCRWIWFPEGNPAQDAPAEKRFFRKSFVLPEGKVVKSAQLRVSADDQFIARLNGKEVGASNSGAETWRVGKQFNDFSNWLKTGTNVLAIMAQNMPATGANPAGLIGRLEIRFTDGELLTVVSDDTWHSMKSEVAGWDATGFDDRMCERAKVVAKYGDSPWGNLDPLNNDDVFGPQSAGVPGVVRIIYVPDCESIVVKNLGRDAEYAATYFDPVDGTKTQATPVRADNTGSWICPPPGGVAHDWVLILEGKSKGDASYSKQKAGISNTRQLTLANDQLAWYFDWNDGHLSSRYFENKLSHHRFGLSGVQELSLNFSASLDSVAQPFVRLTDFQVEGAQLADSHHAIFKLRSPSLAVEADVHFELDGPTRRKWVEVTNKTGKELLLLDVELDDFTTDGIASGGGEGAPVFVEGEFFAAIEHPAGVNQGDKGRVQLAHYPGRRLAPDASFRSHVALVSVAKAGQAEEHFVSYIQAKSLRPKKAISVYTPFGINNLWGGCPALDDEQTLDVLSVLEKWQKKGMRFDYFTLDTGWVDPTSDLTRFRPTCYPNGPGKIVDRVTGLNMKFGLWFATSWGAQSAWDYPPAFPDGHPPGLPWREGYPITREGITFCLGTEQYHGMLKKAVLYHIKENHLRLLKFDGGDYFCDHAEHGHLPGKYSVEPRFANLIDIANCAREAAPDVFIMWYWGLRSPFWALYGDMLFESGLHMEGSATSSFPTLYYRDSVSLAQDQNAQYAKTIPPIVKDSLGVWLADDRWGNFMGKERWREALVMDLGRGNLFLPNLWGDLYLLNDEDISFMARITALAKKHESMMLHRRNILGDPFRNEVYGYAYGQGAHGLLFLNNDHFASRRAELRLDASIGIEAKPGTTLHVVSHFPNQTRLLRPDGKPFKVGDSLGMWLRPFEFLMLEVTPDGKEGKGLPTRSITRQQAADLGVLLTLKPQPLDARMDIRFADANQFEGQKFKKKVYAFETTLPALEGDQPILAVAIRLRKGGAEWRYAPTVVRVVQALARIGDQNVQMVPVPDSRQYGNTQAEGCSWVVYKVRLSSKWSHTQLKIAVQAYLPDGVEAEIESWVVKRWWQEDARPASDGYFTDEPS, from the coding sequence ATGTCCAAAATAAATCCAAACAAAACCTGGTGGAGTCAACTTGTGCTCGTTTGGTTTCTCGGTTTTGGATTGCCATTCTGGACGATGGCGGCAGATGCGGGTTTGACGACGAGTGCGAATGTCATGGTTGAAGTATCGTTTACCGCAAACCGTACTTACAGCGATCCATTCAACGAAGTAACGCTTGATGTCACTTTCATCGATCCAAAAGGGCAGGAGTTGCGCGTGCCGGCATTTTGGGCGGGAAAAAATGTTTGGAAAGTGCGCTATGCGTCGCCGGTAGTCGGAACCCACAGTTTTCAGAGCGAGTGCTCGGAGGCGGGAGACAAGGGGCTGCATGGCATTCGGGGTAAAGTCGAAGTAAAGCCTTACTCTGGGCAGAATCTTCTTTATGTGCATGGTCCGATTCGGGTGGCGGCCAATCATCGATTCTTTGAACACGCGGATGGGACGCCGTTTTTCTGGTTGGGGGACACGTGGTGGATGGGACTCTCAGGCCGGTTGCATTGGCCGGAGGATTTTCAAAAGCTGACGGCCGATCGGAAGGCGAAAGGATTCAATGTGATCCAACTGGTCGCGGGGCTTTTTCCAGACATGCATCCATTCGATCCGCGTGGAGCCAACGAGGCTGGTTACCCGTGGGAAACCAATTATACGAGGATTCGCCCGGAGTATTTTGATGCAGCAGATAAGAGAATGATGCATTTGGTGGATCAGGGTTTTACGCCATGTATTGTGGGAGCATGGGGTTATTTTCTACCGTTGATGGGAGTGGACAAAGCCAGGGCGCATTGGCGTTATCTTATCGCACGGTACGGCGCGTTGCCGGTGGTTTGGTGCACGGCGGGCGAGGCGAACCTGCCCTGGTATCTGGCCAAAGGTTTTCCTTACGATGATCGAAAACAGGTGAAAGGTTGGACTGAAGTCACTCGTTACATGCGCGCAACTGATCCTTTTCACCGGCCCATAACGATTCATCCAACGGGGATCGGGAGGCTGAGTGCGCGCCATGCGATGGATGATCTTTCGCTGATTGACATCGATATGCTGCAAACCCCACATGGGCAGCGTGACGCCGTGGCGCCAACGGTGCATACCATGCGCGAATCGTATGCGGACAAGCCGGTGATGCCGGTGATTAATGGCGAAGCCAGCTTTGAGATGTTGAGTGACAGTCTGCCAACTGAATGGACGCGCCGGATGTTTTGGTTGTGTCTCATGAATGGCGCAGCAGGGCACACTTACGGAGCGAACGGCATCTGGCAGGTGAACCGTCGTGGCGATCCGCATGGTCCATCACCGCATCATAACGGCGGTAACGGCTACGGCGTAATTCCGTGGGATGACGCGATGAATTTGCCCGGCTCGGGGCAAGTTGCGTTTGGCAAGAAGTTGCTTGAACAGTATCCGTGGCAACAGTTCCGTCCACATCCAGAGTGGGCGGCATTTGCCAATAAGGCTTCCCTGAGCTTTGAAGGTTGCCGGTGGATTTGGTTTCCAGAAGGTAATCCCGCCCAGGATGCACCGGCGGAAAAACGGTTTTTTCGTAAGAGCTTTGTGTTGCCCGAGGGCAAGGTTGTAAAGAGCGCCCAACTGCGTGTCTCTGCTGACGATCAATTTATTGCGCGACTGAACGGGAAAGAGGTCGGCGCTTCCAATAGCGGAGCTGAGACCTGGAGGGTCGGGAAGCAATTCAATGACTTTTCGAACTGGTTGAAAACGGGCACCAACGTGCTTGCGATCATGGCGCAAAATATGCCGGCCACAGGAGCCAATCCCGCCGGGTTGATTGGCCGTTTGGAGATACGGTTTACCGATGGTGAGTTGTTGACGGTTGTTTCGGACGACACATGGCATTCCATGAAGAGTGAAGTTGCAGGGTGGGATGCCACCGGCTTTGACGATAGGATGTGCGAGCGGGCTAAAGTGGTCGCGAAATACGGAGATTCGCCGTGGGGGAATCTTGATCCGTTGAATAACGACGATGTTTTCGGTCCGCAATCCGCGGGTGTTCCCGGAGTTGTAAGAATCATTTATGTGCCGGATTGCGAATCCATCGTAGTGAAGAACCTGGGACGGGACGCCGAATATGCTGCGACGTACTTCGACCCGGTTGATGGCACGAAGACTCAGGCCACACCTGTCCGTGCTGACAATACGGGTTCGTGGATCTGCCCCCCGCCCGGTGGAGTGGCTCACGATTGGGTTTTGATCCTTGAAGGAAAGTCAAAAGGAGATGCGTCTTATTCAAAGCAGAAAGCAGGTATCTCGAATACGCGTCAACTGACTCTTGCGAATGACCAACTCGCCTGGTATTTCGATTGGAATGATGGCCATCTCAGCAGCAGATACTTTGAGAATAAGCTTTCGCATCACCGGTTCGGTTTGTCTGGTGTCCAGGAACTCTCGTTGAATTTTTCGGCGTCCCTGGACAGTGTGGCGCAGCCGTTCGTTCGTCTGACCGATTTCCAAGTTGAAGGGGCGCAGTTGGCTGATTCGCATCATGCCATATTTAAACTGCGTAGTCCATCGTTGGCGGTGGAAGCTGATGTCCATTTCGAACTCGATGGACCGACCCGCCGCAAATGGGTGGAAGTGACGAACAAGACCGGTAAGGAACTGCTGCTCCTCGATGTCGAACTTGATGATTTCACAACGGATGGAATCGCTTCGGGTGGAGGCGAGGGCGCACCGGTGTTTGTGGAAGGAGAGTTCTTTGCCGCCATTGAGCATCCAGCGGGCGTAAACCAAGGTGACAAAGGCCGCGTTCAACTCGCGCATTATCCCGGACGTCGATTGGCACCGGACGCGAGTTTCCGCAGTCATGTTGCGCTCGTGAGTGTGGCCAAGGCGGGGCAGGCAGAAGAGCATTTTGTCTCGTACATCCAGGCGAAGAGTCTTCGGCCAAAGAAGGCGATTTCTGTCTATACGCCATTTGGGATTAACAATCTTTGGGGTGGGTGTCCGGCTCTGGACGACGAGCAAACTCTCGACGTCTTGAGTGTGTTGGAAAAATGGCAGAAAAAGGGAATGCGCTTCGACTATTTTACCCTCGATACCGGCTGGGTGGATCCGACATCGGATCTGACGCGGTTCCGCCCCACCTGTTACCCGAATGGTCCGGGAAAAATCGTGGACCGCGTCACGGGATTAAACATGAAATTCGGACTTTGGTTTGCGACCAGTTGGGGCGCGCAATCGGCATGGGATTATCCTCCTGCATTTCCCGATGGTCATCCGCCTGGGTTACCGTGGCGCGAGGGATACCCGATTACAAGGGAAGGAATCACCTTTTGCCTGGGGACAGAGCAATATCATGGAATGTTAAAAAAGGCGGTGCTCTATCACATCAAGGAAAATCACCTCCGGCTGTTGAAGTTTGATGGCGGCGATTACTTTTGCGACCATGCCGAGCACGGGCATTTGCCAGGTAAGTATTCGGTCGAGCCGAGGTTTGCGAATCTGATAGACATCGCGAACTGCGCTCGCGAGGCCGCGCCGGATGTTTTTATCATGTGGTATTGGGGATTGCGTTCGCCGTTCTGGGCGCTGTATGGTGATATGCTTTTTGAGTCCGGGTTGCACATGGAAGGCTCGGCCACCAGTTCTTTTCCCACGCTTTACTATCGCGATTCCGTTTCGCTGGCGCAGGATCAAAACGCGCAATATGCCAAAACCATTCCGCCCATCGTCAAGGACAGCCTAGGGGTCTGGCTGGCGGATGATCGCTGGGGAAATTTCATGGGCAAAGAGCGTTGGCGGGAGGCGCTGGTGATGGATCTGGGGCGGGGGAATTTATTTCTCCCGAATCTCTGGGGCGACCTTTACTTGCTGAACGATGAGGATATAAGTTTCATGGCGCGGATCACGGCCCTCGCCAAAAAGCACGAGTCGATGATGCTTCACCGTCGGAACATTTTGGGCGATCCCTTCCGAAACGAAGTTTATGGTTACGCTTATGGTCAGGGTGCGCACGGTTTGCTCTTTCTAAATAATGATCATTTCGCCTCACGCCGTGCGGAACTGCGGCTCGACGCCAGTATTGGGATTGAAGCGAAGCCAGGGACAACGCTTCATGTCGTTTCGCATTTTCCCAACCAGACTCGGCTGCTCCGGCCTGATGGTAAGCCGTTCAAGGTGGGCGATTCACTTGGGATGTGGTTGCGGCCTTTTGAATTTTTGATGTTGGAAGTGACGCCGGATGGAAAGGAAGGGAAGGGCCTGCCCACACGGTCCATTACAAGGCAGCAGGCTGCCGATCTCGGTGTGTTGCTAACCTTGAAGCCGCAGCCGCTGGATGCGCGGATGGATATTCGTTTTGCGGATGCCAATCAATTTGAGGGACAAAAATTCAAGAAGAAGGTTTATGCTTTTGAAACCACGCTACCGGCGTTGGAGGGAGATCAACCAATTCTTGCAGTTGCCATTCGTCTGCGGAAAGGCGGAGCGGAGTGGCGTTATGCGCCTACTGTTGTTCGGGTCGTGCAGGCATTGGCACGGATTGGGGACCAGAATGTCCAAATGGTTCCCGTCCCAGACAGTCGCCAGTATGGCAATACACAAGCCGAAGGTTGTTCGTGGGTAGTCTACAAGGTCCGCCTTAGTTCCAAGTGGTCGCATACGCAATTAAAAATCGCAGTGCAGGCCTATCTCCCTGATGGAGTGGAAGCAGAAATTGAGTCATGGGTCGTAAAACGCTGGTGGCAGGAGGACGCGCGTCCCGCAAGCGATGGATATTTTACAGATGAACCGTCGTGA
- a CDS encoding helicase C-terminal domain-containing protein — MSKPVFSVRVRDLVQFSLRSGNLGGERDFVGSDRALAGTRGHHKIQRSRPSGYQKEVPVSYDIETNDLILRIRGRIDDLFVNSREVLLEEIKTIQGTWDRTADPLHWAQAKIYAFIYAHEQALKHINIQLTYLNLDTDEVTELREVFSFSNLSLFFEAVATVYVEWIQERFQWCRERDRSIQALAFPFSNYRTGQREIAVAAYKIMARGGRLFIEAPTGIGKTISVIFPAIKAMAERKLERIFYLTARTIGRAVAEKAFADLRGKGLQLRVVTLTAREKLCIRDGKACELSTCPLAQGYYDRYKPAMREALGRQEINRRVLEEVAQRHQVCPFELSLDISSWVDGIICDYNYVFDPKVYLRRHFADEAGDFAFLVDEAHNLVDRAREMFSADINTRELVEVKQAIKREVPGCAKAITRLNVGIKKLIGKVGAEAESSADFPDEMDLFSAGAVTKTKNIPSATTRTLPQARGDMGIFKEFPSSLTMLVEDVLETAETWLTRNEAAEFRDDLLQLYFRLLSFRRTAELYDERYVTLVEAAESVRVRLFCLDPSFLLQQALSRGKAAVFFSATLTPINYYRELLGGNQEDPVLQLNSPFDSEHLALLVHGRIRTDFKARRQTLSEVVHAIATLVQERSGNYLVYFPSFLYLNAVLELFQSLYPTVPVLTQRPGMAESERETFLAAFSVEHGQTLVGFAVLGGIFGEGIDLVGDRLIGAVIIGVGLPQLCAERDLIRDYFQEKTGAGFDYAYTFPGMNRVLQATGRVIRSETDRGIVLLIDSRFDEWRYRKLFPKWWHRKQIGNEHQLREAVQDFWRSVS, encoded by the coding sequence ATGAGTAAGCCGGTTTTTTCAGTTCGGGTGCGTGACCTGGTCCAGTTTAGTTTGCGCAGTGGCAATCTGGGCGGAGAACGAGATTTCGTGGGTTCTGATCGTGCCCTGGCAGGCACGCGTGGTCATCATAAGATACAACGATCACGGCCATCCGGATATCAAAAGGAAGTGCCTGTTTCGTACGATATAGAGACGAACGATCTCATTTTGCGCATTCGTGGACGCATTGATGATTTATTCGTGAACAGCAGGGAAGTGTTGCTTGAAGAGATAAAAACCATCCAGGGAACGTGGGATCGCACCGCAGATCCCTTGCACTGGGCTCAAGCAAAAATCTACGCCTTCATTTACGCTCATGAGCAGGCTTTAAAACATATTAACATTCAGTTGACCTATCTGAATTTGGACACGGATGAGGTGACAGAATTGCGTGAGGTTTTTTCGTTTTCAAATTTATCCTTATTCTTTGAGGCTGTCGCCACAGTTTACGTGGAATGGATTCAGGAACGCTTCCAGTGGTGCCGGGAACGGGACCGGTCCATTCAAGCACTGGCATTTCCATTTTCAAATTATCGTACTGGCCAGCGCGAGATCGCGGTAGCCGCTTACAAAATAATGGCCCGCGGTGGCAGACTGTTCATCGAAGCGCCCACGGGGATTGGCAAGACTATTTCCGTTATTTTCCCGGCCATAAAGGCCATGGCCGAACGAAAGTTGGAGCGCATCTTCTACCTGACCGCCCGAACCATAGGTCGTGCAGTGGCGGAAAAGGCATTTGCCGATCTGCGAGGAAAGGGCCTGCAACTTCGAGTCGTAACACTCACCGCCAGGGAGAAACTCTGTATTCGAGACGGGAAAGCTTGTGAGTTGAGCACCTGCCCCTTGGCTCAGGGTTACTATGATCGCTATAAACCGGCGATGCGCGAGGCCTTGGGACGACAAGAGATTAACCGTCGGGTTTTGGAGGAGGTGGCTCAAAGGCATCAAGTGTGTCCTTTTGAGTTGTCCCTGGATATCTCTTCCTGGGTGGATGGGATCATTTGTGATTACAATTATGTTTTTGATCCCAAAGTCTATCTTCGGCGCCACTTTGCAGATGAAGCGGGTGATTTTGCCTTTCTGGTTGATGAAGCCCACAACCTCGTGGACCGCGCCCGGGAAATGTTCTCCGCTGACATCAACACACGTGAGCTTGTGGAGGTCAAACAAGCGATCAAGCGGGAGGTGCCCGGCTGTGCCAAGGCAATCACACGGCTAAACGTCGGGATAAAGAAACTTATTGGCAAGGTTGGTGCGGAAGCAGAGAGCTCAGCGGATTTCCCGGATGAGATGGATTTGTTCTCGGCTGGAGCAGTTACCAAAACTAAAAACATTCCATCGGCCACTACTCGCACACTCCCGCAAGCAAGGGGGGACATGGGCATTTTTAAGGAATTTCCCTCATCCCTGACAATGCTCGTGGAGGACGTGCTGGAGACGGCTGAAACGTGGCTGACAAGGAATGAGGCTGCGGAGTTTCGTGACGACCTGCTTCAGCTTTACTTCCGTCTCCTTTCATTCCGGCGCACGGCTGAACTTTACGACGAACGTTACGTCACCCTGGTGGAAGCCGCGGAGTCTGTGCGGGTGCGTCTCTTTTGCCTGGATCCTTCTTTCCTGCTCCAGCAGGCATTGTCACGTGGAAAAGCCGCTGTCTTTTTTTCCGCCACTCTAACGCCCATTAACTACTACCGCGAATTGCTGGGCGGCAACCAGGAAGATCCGGTTTTACAGTTGAACTCGCCTTTCGACTCTGAACATTTGGCACTGCTGGTGCACGGGCGCATTCGCACGGATTTTAAAGCTCGCAGGCAAACTCTCTCAGAAGTGGTCCACGCGATTGCCACCCTCGTGCAGGAGCGTTCTGGCAATTATCTCGTTTACTTTCCTTCGTTCTTGTACTTAAACGCCGTGCTCGAACTGTTTCAGTCGCTCTATCCGACGGTGCCGGTTCTCACCCAGCGTCCTGGCATGGCCGAATCTGAGCGAGAAACGTTTTTAGCGGCATTCTCTGTCGAGCACGGTCAAACATTGGTAGGGTTCGCCGTTTTAGGCGGCATCTTTGGCGAGGGGATTGATTTGGTTGGAGACCGGCTTATCGGGGCGGTGATCATCGGTGTGGGGTTGCCACAATTGTGCGCGGAACGGGATCTTATTCGTGACTATTTTCAAGAAAAGACGGGCGCAGGATTTGACTATGCCTATACATTTCCAGGCATGAACCGTGTCTTGCAGGCTACCGGCCGTGTGATCCGCTCGGAGACCGACCGTGGAATTGTCCTGCTCATAGACTCGCGTTTTGATGAGTGGCGGTATCGAAAACTTTTCCCGAAATGGTGGCATCGCAAACAAATTGGAAATGAACACCAGCTTCGCGAAGCGGTCCAGGACTTTTGGCGCTCAGTTTCTTAA